A region from the Amycolatopsis camponoti genome encodes:
- a CDS encoding GvpL/GvpF family gas vesicle protein: MTLQLYGVVRAGHPRAPRTVCWDDLAMVVGEPEPDPAVHLAVVSALVEGGPVLPVRFGTVADDEEAVRDEVLAPAAEEYRADLDRLDGLAEVHVCLRFTEPGSAWRSARSDVLLSEVAERARDSVALPAGESADERWAFLVGMGDLLVVRDAVSGLARGGGVQADWVGPLPAYSFLERRTCTRWSW, from the coding sequence GTGACACTGCAGCTCTACGGCGTCGTGCGCGCCGGGCACCCGCGGGCGCCGCGGACGGTGTGCTGGGACGACCTGGCGATGGTCGTCGGCGAGCCCGAGCCCGATCCGGCGGTGCACCTGGCGGTGGTTTCCGCGCTCGTCGAGGGCGGGCCGGTGCTGCCGGTCCGGTTCGGCACCGTCGCCGACGACGAGGAGGCCGTCCGGGACGAGGTGCTCGCGCCCGCGGCCGAGGAGTACCGCGCCGACCTCGACCGGCTCGACGGCCTGGCCGAGGTGCACGTCTGCCTGCGGTTCACCGAGCCCGGCTCGGCCTGGCGTTCGGCGCGTTCCGACGTGCTGCTGAGCGAGGTCGCCGAACGCGCCCGCGATTCGGTGGCGCTGCCGGCGGGCGAGTCGGCGGACGAGCGGTGGGCGTTCCTGGTCGGGATGGGCGACCTGCTCGTCGTGCGTGACGCGGTCAGCGGGCTGGCCCGCGGTGGCGGCGTCCAGGCGGACTGGGTCGGGCCGCTGCCCGCGTACAGCTTCCTGGAGCGGCGGACGTGCACGCGGTGGAGCTGGTGA
- a CDS encoding NHL repeat-containing protein yields MATSEVAALPRAFGGPGSGPGQFRAPSGIAVDVRGRVWVADTGNDRVQAFTHDGALVRVLAGRLKAPEGVAVDAAGNVYVADTGNRRVVQFSWWGGFVREFGGLDRPRGLALDHAGRLLVDDTGRVARFDTRTGAALSDTTEPIGSPRGMVDDGVGGVWVAETGNHRIVHFGASA; encoded by the coding sequence GTGGCCACCAGTGAAGTCGCGGCGCTTCCCCGCGCTTTCGGCGGGCCCGGCTCGGGGCCGGGCCAGTTCCGCGCGCCGTCCGGGATCGCCGTCGACGTCCGTGGCCGCGTGTGGGTGGCGGACACCGGCAACGACCGCGTGCAGGCGTTCACCCACGACGGCGCGCTCGTGCGCGTGCTGGCCGGGCGGCTCAAGGCGCCGGAAGGGGTCGCGGTCGACGCCGCGGGCAACGTCTACGTCGCCGACACCGGCAACCGCCGCGTGGTGCAGTTTTCGTGGTGGGGCGGGTTCGTGCGCGAGTTCGGCGGCCTGGACCGGCCGCGCGGGCTGGCGCTGGACCACGCCGGCCGGTTGCTGGTCGATGACACCGGGCGCGTGGCCCGGTTCGACACGCGCACGGGAGCGGCGCTGTCCGACACGACCGAGCCGATCGGCTCACCGCGCGGCATGGTCGATGACGGCGTCGGCGGGGTTTGGGTGGCCGAGACCGGGAACCACCGCATCGTCCACTTCGGAGCGTCGGCCTAG
- the gvpJ gene encoding gas vesicle protein GvpJ — protein MADTEVVAIGTGSAAEAVADLLDRVVHRGAVVTGDVIISLAGIDLVRLDLRLLLLGLEE, from the coding sequence ATGGCTGACACCGAAGTCGTGGCCATCGGCACCGGTTCGGCCGCCGAGGCCGTCGCCGACCTGCTCGACCGCGTGGTGCACCGCGGCGCCGTCGTGACCGGCGACGTGATCATCTCGCTCGCCGGCATCGACCTGGTGCGGCTCGATCTCCGGCTGCTGCTGCTCGGGCTCGAAGAATGA
- a CDS encoding dienelactone hydrolase family protein has product MTTETNLFTTPLRIPTLDGVADAFATFPGHGRHPGVLMYPDGFGIRPVLRDMARELAGHGYYVLVPNFFYRTGPAPVLDLPEHIGEEARPAIFAELMPMIEAHTTERVLCDADAFLRFLRTRPEVGAGPVAVTGYCIGGLLATRTAAAHPGQVAALAAFHAPVQAAGPDLHRLTARVHFGHAETDLTPEALGELNRTLDAAGIDHTSEIYPGTVHGFTMSDTDAFDPAALRLHWDRLLALLAEST; this is encoded by the coding sequence ATGACCACCGAGACGAACCTGTTCACGACGCCACTGCGGATCCCCACCCTCGACGGCGTGGCCGACGCCTTCGCCACCTTCCCCGGCCACGGACGGCACCCGGGGGTGCTGATGTACCCGGACGGCTTCGGCATCCGTCCCGTCCTGCGGGACATGGCCCGAGAACTGGCCGGCCACGGCTACTACGTGCTCGTCCCCAACTTCTTCTACCGCACCGGCCCGGCACCGGTGCTCGACCTTCCCGAGCACATCGGCGAAGAAGCCCGGCCGGCGATCTTCGCCGAGCTGATGCCCATGATCGAGGCGCACACCACCGAACGCGTCCTGTGTGACGCCGACGCCTTTCTCCGGTTCCTCCGCACCCGGCCCGAGGTCGGCGCCGGACCGGTCGCGGTGACCGGCTACTGCATCGGTGGCCTCCTCGCGACACGCACCGCCGCGGCCCACCCCGGCCAGGTGGCCGCCCTCGCCGCGTTCCACGCCCCGGTGCAGGCCGCCGGACCCGACCTGCACCGGCTCACCGCCCGGGTTCACTTCGGCCACGCCGAAACCGACCTGACGCCCGAGGCGCTCGGCGAGCTCAACCGGACCCTGGACGCAGCGGGTATCGACCACACGTCCGAGATCTACCCCGGCACCGTCCACGGCTTCACGATGTCCGACACCGACGCCTTCGACCCCGCCGCTCTGCGGCTGCACTGGGATCGCCTGCTGGCGCTGCTGGCCGAATCCACCTAG
- a CDS encoding 2-keto-4-pentenoate hydratase: protein MNVREAAAALLGTVSERSPLSEEWPGLDIDTAYAIQDEALRLRRARGETLVGLKLGLTSRAKQQRMGIDSPLLAWLTDAMVLPAGVPVPSLIHPRAEPELVFVLGRRLAGPGVTAATALAAVDRVYGGIEIIDSRYTDYRFTLPDAVADNGSSAYFSVGPVGLPPASLDLSLEATLLEVDGQIVDTATGAAVQGHPAEALALAANALGARGLALEPGWLVLTGGMTDAVPVRPGSRIAAHFSHLGSITLAG from the coding sequence GTGAACGTGCGCGAGGCGGCCGCTGCGCTGCTGGGAACGGTTTCGGAGCGTTCGCCGCTCTCGGAGGAGTGGCCCGGGTTGGACATCGACACGGCGTACGCGATCCAGGACGAGGCCCTGCGGCTGCGGCGGGCCCGCGGCGAGACGCTCGTCGGGCTGAAGCTGGGCCTGACGTCCCGGGCGAAGCAGCAGCGGATGGGCATCGATTCGCCGTTGCTGGCCTGGCTGACGGACGCGATGGTCCTGCCGGCGGGTGTTCCCGTGCCTTCGCTGATCCACCCTCGCGCCGAGCCGGAGCTGGTCTTCGTGCTGGGGCGCCGGCTGGCGGGTCCCGGCGTCACCGCGGCGACGGCGCTGGCCGCGGTCGACCGCGTGTACGGCGGCATCGAGATCATCGACAGCCGGTACACCGACTACCGCTTCACGCTCCCGGACGCGGTCGCGGACAACGGCTCGTCGGCGTACTTCAGCGTGGGCCCGGTCGGCCTGCCGCCCGCTTCGCTTGATCTTTCGCTGGAAGCGACGCTGCTGGAGGTCGACGGCCAGATCGTCGACACGGCGACCGGCGCGGCGGTCCAGGGTCACCCGGCGGAAGCCCTGGCCTTGGCGGCGAACGCCCTCGGCGCGCGCGGCCTGGCTTTGGAACCGGGCTGGCTGGTCCTGACCGGCGGCATGACGGACGCGGTTCCGGTCCGCCCCGGCTCCCGCATCGCGGCCCACTTCTCCCACCTGGGCTCGATCACCCTCGCCGGCTGA
- the gvpJ gene encoding gas vesicle protein GvpJ: MTRPGQTGGGLADTLDILLDKGLVIDASVRVSVIGIELLAIEARIVIASVDTFIRYLEAMQRLQNTTVPGQISQGLGQTTGLIPPPPPTPAVAVPVDPVMPVEQP, translated from the coding sequence GTGACCAGACCGGGACAGACCGGCGGCGGCCTCGCCGACACGCTCGACATCCTGCTCGACAAGGGACTCGTCATCGACGCTTCGGTGCGGGTGTCGGTGATCGGGATCGAGCTGCTGGCCATCGAGGCGCGGATCGTGATCGCCAGCGTCGACACGTTCATCCGGTACCTCGAAGCGATGCAGCGGCTGCAGAACACGACCGTGCCCGGGCAGATCTCGCAGGGGCTCGGGCAGACGACCGGGCTGATCCCGCCCCCGCCGCCGACGCCCGCGGTGGCGGTGCCGGTGGACCCGGTGATGCCGGTCGAACAGCCGTGA
- the gvpK gene encoding gas vesicle protein GvpK — protein MSEPLRIPADTGRGLGHLVVTVLDILREVLERQALRRMDSLTPAQVEDLGQALIALELRFAEIRAALDERS, from the coding sequence ATGAGCGAACCCCTCCGCATCCCCGCCGACACCGGGCGCGGGCTCGGCCACCTCGTCGTCACCGTGCTCGACATCCTCCGCGAGGTGCTGGAACGGCAGGCGCTGCGCCGCATGGACTCGCTCACCCCCGCCCAGGTCGAAGACCTCGGCCAGGCCCTCATCGCGCTGGAACTGCGGTTCGCCGAGATCCGCGCGGCCCTCGACGAAAGGTCCTAA
- a CDS encoding alpha/beta fold hydrolase, with protein MAEQVTAVNGVELCHETFGDAGGRPLLLVMGLGAPMIWWDEEFCETLAAQGFHVIRFDNRDAGRSSRMRGRANLAEAYLLHRAPYSLADMAADAAGLLDVLGIPAAHVAGASMGGMIAQTLAIRHPERVLSLTSIMSSTGGRLVGRPSPKAMSMLLSAPPRNRADYVELLVRTFRLIGSPGYPFDEARMRDRAERTFDRGVHPGGTVRQLAAIMAERDRGPRLRKVRVPALVVHGARDPLVHVSGGRATARAIPGADLDVVPGMGHDLPRAVWPRVVKGITRIADRAEVAHTRD; from the coding sequence ATGGCGGAGCAGGTCACGGCGGTCAACGGCGTCGAGCTGTGCCACGAGACGTTCGGCGACGCGGGCGGCCGGCCACTGCTGCTCGTCATGGGACTCGGCGCGCCGATGATCTGGTGGGACGAGGAGTTCTGCGAAACCCTTGCCGCGCAAGGGTTCCACGTCATCCGGTTCGACAACCGGGACGCCGGGCGGTCGAGCCGGATGCGGGGCAGGGCCAACCTCGCGGAGGCGTACCTGCTGCACCGCGCGCCGTACTCGCTCGCGGACATGGCCGCCGACGCCGCCGGTCTGCTGGACGTCCTGGGCATTCCCGCCGCGCACGTCGCGGGCGCGTCGATGGGCGGGATGATCGCGCAGACCCTGGCCATCCGGCACCCCGAGCGGGTGCTGTCGCTGACGTCGATCATGTCCAGCACCGGCGGCCGGCTCGTCGGCCGGCCGAGCCCGAAGGCCATGTCGATGCTGCTCAGCGCGCCGCCGCGCAACCGCGCGGACTACGTCGAGCTGCTCGTGCGGACGTTCCGGCTGATCGGCTCGCCGGGCTACCCGTTCGACGAAGCGCGCATGCGGGACCGCGCCGAGCGCACGTTCGACCGCGGCGTCCACCCGGGCGGGACGGTCCGTCAGCTCGCGGCGATCATGGCCGAACGCGACCGCGGGCCCCGGCTGCGCAAGGTGCGCGTGCCGGCGTTGGTGGTGCACGGCGCCCGTGACCCGCTGGTCCACGTCTCCGGCGGCCGTGCGACGGCCCGCGCGATCCCGGGCGCGGACCTCGACGTCGTCCCCGGCATGGGCCACGACCTGCCCCGTGCGGTCTGGCCGCGGGTGGTCAAGGGCATCACGCGCATCGCCGACCGTGCGGAAGTGGCGCACACGCGTGATTGA
- a CDS encoding CoA-binding protein, translated as MKAEEILEGAKTIAVVGLSRDPAKAAHGVPAVLQAHGFRIIPVHPTATELLGEKVYRSLKDIPEPVDLVDVFRPSPEAPGIARDAVEIGAKALWLQQGIVSAEARRIAEEGGLEYVENRCTAVVRATNAISKN; from the coding sequence ATGAAAGCAGAGGAAATCCTCGAAGGCGCGAAGACGATCGCCGTCGTCGGCTTGAGCCGCGACCCGGCCAAGGCCGCGCACGGCGTGCCGGCGGTCCTGCAGGCGCACGGCTTCCGGATCATCCCGGTGCACCCGACCGCGACCGAGCTGCTCGGCGAGAAGGTCTACCGGTCGCTGAAGGACATCCCGGAGCCGGTCGACCTGGTCGACGTGTTCCGGCCGTCTCCCGAGGCACCCGGCATCGCCCGCGACGCCGTCGAGATCGGCGCGAAGGCGCTGTGGCTGCAGCAGGGCATCGTCTCCGCCGAGGCGCGCCGCATCGCCGAAGAGGGCGGGCTGGAGTACGTCGAGAACCGCTGCACCGCCGTGGTCCGCGCGACGAACGCGATCTCGAAAAACTAG
- a CDS encoding WS/DGAT/MGAT family O-acyltransferase, with translation LDPATAPNQTLTLDDLREHIGSRLHLAKPLRWRLLPVPLGLDHPYWIDDPEFDLEYHVREIALPAPGDERQLAEQISRLTARPLDRRRPLWEAYLIHGLRGGTKAVYTKVHHSAIDGVSGAELIGVLMDTTAEPPTRKPPKTPQKEPVPSGAELAFNGVKRLALHPVKAALQVPKLLQHLDEVPGLGRYPGVGLLAKAGSVLNRVTRQGSGRHEADRPRLVAPDTPFNGPISPHRRFAYGSLPLDEVKHVKNTFGVTVNDVVMALCASVMRRWLVDHDALPDQPLVTLVPLSVRTPEQAKDAGNQVSVMLAPLPTHLADPAARLAEVTTAMVAAKQRYQPLPASWLVDFSGMLPAALGGLAARATMKFLGATAPVVNLVVSNVPGSQSPLYLAGARLLANYPVSAITDASGGLNITVMSYDGKLDFGLVACRELIPDVWDLIDHLHDALAELTKLAAEHTREA, from the coding sequence CCTCGATCCCGCGACCGCTCCGAACCAGACCCTCACCCTCGACGACCTCCGCGAGCACATCGGTTCGCGGCTGCACCTCGCGAAACCGCTCCGCTGGCGGCTGCTGCCCGTGCCGCTCGGGCTCGACCACCCCTACTGGATCGACGATCCCGAGTTCGACCTCGAGTACCACGTCCGCGAGATCGCCCTCCCCGCGCCGGGCGACGAACGCCAGCTCGCGGAGCAGATCTCCCGCCTCACCGCGCGGCCGCTCGACCGGCGGCGGCCGCTCTGGGAGGCCTACCTGATCCACGGCCTGCGCGGCGGGACCAAAGCCGTCTACACGAAGGTCCACCACAGCGCCATCGACGGCGTCTCCGGGGCCGAGCTCATCGGCGTCCTCATGGACACCACCGCCGAGCCCCCCACGCGAAAACCGCCCAAGACGCCGCAAAAAGAACCCGTTCCCAGCGGCGCGGAACTCGCTTTCAACGGCGTGAAACGCCTCGCGCTGCACCCCGTCAAAGCCGCGCTGCAGGTGCCGAAACTGCTGCAGCACCTCGACGAGGTCCCCGGCCTCGGCCGCTACCCCGGCGTCGGGCTGCTCGCGAAGGCCGGCAGCGTGCTCAACCGCGTCACCCGCCAGGGCTCCGGGCGCCACGAAGCCGACCGGCCGCGGCTCGTCGCGCCCGACACTCCGTTCAACGGCCCGATCAGCCCGCACCGCCGCTTCGCGTACGGCTCGCTGCCCCTCGACGAGGTCAAGCACGTCAAGAACACCTTCGGCGTCACGGTGAACGACGTCGTGATGGCGTTGTGCGCGAGCGTGATGCGCCGGTGGCTCGTCGACCACGACGCCCTGCCCGACCAGCCGCTCGTCACGCTCGTCCCCCTGTCCGTACGCACGCCCGAGCAGGCGAAGGACGCCGGCAACCAGGTGTCGGTCATGCTCGCGCCGCTGCCGACGCACCTCGCCGACCCCGCCGCGCGGCTGGCCGAGGTCACCACGGCGATGGTCGCCGCGAAGCAGCGGTACCAGCCGCTGCCGGCGTCGTGGCTGGTCGACTTCAGCGGCATGCTCCCGGCCGCGCTCGGCGGGCTCGCCGCCCGCGCCACGATGAAGTTCCTCGGGGCCACCGCGCCGGTCGTGAACCTCGTCGTGTCGAACGTGCCCGGGTCGCAGAGCCCGCTGTACCTGGCCGGCGCGCGGCTGCTCGCGAACTACCCGGTGTCGGCGATCACCGACGCGAGTGGCGGGCTGAACATCACCGTGATGTCCTACGACGGCAAGCTGGACTTCGGGCTCGTCGCCTGCCGCGAGCTGATCCCGGACGTCTGGGACCTGATCGACCACCTGCACGACGCGCTGGCCGAGCTCACCAAGCTGGCCGCCGAGCACACCCGGGAGGCTTGA
- a CDS encoding VOC family protein → MAPTQAEVTKLAEIRDELRERHLHPAADRPATNGRGIHHTALISSDVERTIGFYQDILGFPLTELIENRDYPGSSHFFFDVGNGNAVAFFDLPGLDLGPYAEVLGGLHHLALSVTPERWSVIKDKLDEAGVKYLLESETSIYLSDPDGARVELISDPLGEMYGEKIG, encoded by the coding sequence ATGGCACCGACCCAGGCCGAGGTCACCAAGCTCGCCGAGATCCGCGACGAGCTGCGCGAGCGCCACCTGCACCCCGCCGCCGATCGCCCGGCGACGAACGGGCGCGGCATCCACCACACCGCGCTGATCTCCAGCGACGTCGAGCGGACCATCGGGTTCTACCAGGACATCCTGGGCTTCCCGCTCACCGAGCTGATCGAGAACCGCGACTACCCCGGCTCCAGCCACTTCTTCTTCGACGTCGGCAACGGCAACGCGGTCGCCTTCTTCGACCTGCCCGGTCTGGACCTCGGCCCGTACGCGGAAGTCCTCGGTGGACTGCACCACCTGGCCCTGTCCGTCACGCCCGAACGGTGGAGCGTGATCAAGGACAAGCTCGACGAAGCCGGCGTGAAGTACCTGCTGGAGAGCGAGACCTCCATCTACCTGTCCGATCCGGACGGTGCCCGCGTCGAGCTGATCTCCGACCCGCTGGGCGAGATGTACGGCGAGAAGATCGGCTGA
- a CDS encoding 2-keto-4-pentenoate hydratase has protein sequence MDDSLVQEAAAVLARAYATREPIEPLIKTYPEAGVEDAYRIQQEQVRHWVDGGDAVRGHKVGLASAAMQRQMGVDQPDYGHLTGSMFHLEHQAIPTSAFLQPRIEPEIAFVLGSALRGPGVTVADAVRAVDFVLPSLEIVDSRIQDWKISLFDTIADNASSGGVVLGSSPTALGSVDLRLAGCVLYQNGAVAATGAGGAVLGSPLNSLVWLANTVGPLGVTLEPGHVVLPGSMTRAIPVSPGDTVVATMAGLGSVTAVFAPATEES, from the coding sequence GTGGACGACAGCTTGGTGCAGGAGGCCGCCGCCGTACTGGCGCGGGCCTACGCGACGCGCGAACCGATCGAGCCGCTGATCAAGACCTACCCGGAAGCGGGGGTCGAAGACGCGTACCGGATCCAGCAGGAGCAGGTGCGGCACTGGGTCGACGGCGGCGACGCCGTCCGCGGGCACAAGGTCGGGCTCGCGTCCGCCGCGATGCAGCGGCAGATGGGCGTCGACCAGCCCGACTACGGGCACCTGACCGGCAGCATGTTCCACCTGGAGCACCAGGCGATCCCGACGTCGGCGTTCCTGCAGCCGCGGATCGAGCCGGAGATCGCGTTCGTGCTCGGCTCGGCGCTGCGCGGCCCCGGCGTCACGGTCGCCGACGCGGTGCGCGCGGTCGACTTCGTCCTGCCGTCGCTGGAGATCGTCGACTCGCGGATCCAGGACTGGAAGATCTCGCTGTTCGACACGATCGCGGACAACGCGTCGTCCGGTGGTGTCGTGCTGGGCAGCAGCCCGACGGCGCTGGGTTCCGTGGACCTGCGGCTGGCCGGCTGCGTCCTCTACCAGAACGGTGCGGTGGCGGCGACGGGCGCGGGCGGCGCGGTGCTCGGCTCGCCGCTGAACTCGCTGGTGTGGCTGGCGAACACGGTCGGACCGCTGGGCGTCACCCTGGAGCCGGGGCACGTCGTGCTGCCGGGGTCGATGACCCGGGCGATCCCGGTGTCGCCGGGCGACACGGTCGTCGCGACCATGGCCGGCCTGGGCAGTGTCACCGCGGTCTTCGCTCCCGCTACGGAGGAATCGTGA